The DNA sequence CTTCAGGCTAAAATTTCCCGGTGAACCAGCCCTCGCCGGGTTTTATGCTGCTATCACATCAGCAAAAGAAGGTGGACCGTAAATCATCCGGATTTACGGTCCACCTTCTTTTGTTAACAATCAGTCCTGCACTTCAAATTTGTAGATCGTTTCAGCCGAGTAGACTTCATCCGGTCGGAGCGTGATGTCGCCGAAGCCTTCCTGGTTGATGGCGTCAGGCAAAGCCTGCGTCTCCAGAGTGATACCTGCATACTGAATGACCGGGTTGCCGGCGATCGTGTATTTATCCACCGCGCCGTTATGCATAAAAATCACGACGCAATCCTGATCCGTATACATTTTGACGGTTCTGCCGGATTCCGCATCGCTAAGAATCGCATCGGGTTCTCCATCATTGTGCTGCAGCAGGAAAGGGTGGTCGAAGCCGGCGACTTTTTTTGTCTGCGGATGGTTCTGCTCAGCAGCAACCGCAAGCTTACCTACGCTGCGGAAATCAAAAGGGGTCCCTTCTGTCGGCAACAAGGCCCCGGTAGGGAGGTTTTCGTCGCCCAATTCGGCAAAAACGGCGCTGTTCAGTTGCAGATCGTGTTGCAGGATCGGTTTGTTGATGTCCCCGCTCAGGTTAAAGTAGACATGGTTGGTCGGGTTGAACAAGGTCGCCTGATCCGTCGTTGCCCGATAAGTGACTTTCCATTCATTAGCGGCAGTGAGCGTGTAGCTGACCGTGACTGATAGTGTTCCGGGATAGCCGTTGGTGCCGTCTGCATCGGTCATTGTGAAATGGATGCTGGCTTCATCAGCGGAAGCCTCGACCTCCGCATCCCAGACATGTGTATCCAAGCCGGCCGGACCGCCGTGGAGCTGATTGACTCCCTCGTTCACGACTAACTGATGCGTTGTTCCGTCCAAATCAAAAGATCCTTTGGTGATGCGTCCCGCGATTCGGCCGATTGTGGCTCCGTAATACGGGCGATGTGTCACATAATCATCCAACGAATCCATTGCCAAAATCACATTCTCAGTCTTTCCGTTTTTATCCGGCATCATAAGTTCCGTGATGGTTGCGCCGTAAGTCATTGCTGTAAGGGAGCTGCCGTTGGGATTCGTCAAGGTGTAAGCTACGACATCCTTTCCGTTGGCTTGCCCGATTATTGCTTCAGATACTTTCATTTTGTTTCCCCTCTCGTGGTTGCTGAGTTTAAGCGAATGCATCAATCCGCTATGATTTTCTTTCGGAATGCGACTGTGTTTCCATTCTATTGTAAGCGTTTAATTTATCTGAAGCAACAAAAATAGTAAAACATTTAATAAATCAAGTAAATGTTTACTGATGCTTATGCATCTATCAAAAAAAAGTGCCGAATTTAAGCAGAAAATGCCTGAAAAACATGATTCCGGCAACTGAAAGCGGTATAATAAGATGAAGTGCGAGTATGCTGTTCCATGACAAATCGGACAGGTATCGAGTGGGATCCGGTGGTGGCAACGCACGCGAAAACTAACCAATTGGAGTGATAAATTTATGCTAGTAGGTGGAATTGAAGCAGGCGGAACAAAATTTGTGTGCGCTGTCGGAAATGAAAAAAATGAGTTGTTGGAACGGGTTGCTTTCCCGACCACTACGCCGGAAGAAACACTGGAGCAGGTGTTTGCTTTCTTTGATCGTTTTGATTTAGCTGCAATCGGAATCGGTTCCTTTGGGCCGATCGACGTCAACAAAGACTCGGAAACATATGGACATATTCTCTCCACACCAAAGTTGGCCTGGAAAGATTTTGATTTCCTGGGTGCCATGAAAGCCCGGTACGATATTCCGATGGGGTGGACGACAGATGTGAACGGTGCTGCCTTGGGCGAATCCGCACTGGGCGCAGCAAAAGGAATGAAGAATATCATGTACATCACGATCGGCACAGGTGTTGGAGCAGGTGCGATCGTGGACGGAAAAATACTTGAAGGCATCGGGCATCCGGAAATGGGGCATATTCTGGTGCGTCCGCACGAAGATGACCACTATGAAGGTTTCTGCCCTTATCACGGCAACTGCCTGGAAGGTATGGCTGCCGGTCCTTCAATCGATGGACGACTGGGTAAAGCGGGTAAAGACGTTGAGCCTACCGATGCGGTCTGGGACTACATCGCTTATTATATCGCGCAGGCTTTGGAAGCCTACACGGTCATCCTGCGTCCGGAGCGCATTGTACTGGGTGGTGGCGTCATGAAAGTTCCTGGTATGCTTGATAATATCAAAGGGAAATTTACGAAGCTGCTTGCCGACTATGTGCCGGTACCTGCTGTCGATGATTATCTTGTGTTGCCAGGCTTGGGCGATGATGCCGGTATTACCGGTGCAATCATCCTAGCGAATGAAGTGAAAGCTTAGGAACGATCAAATAGGTAACAGAAAAAGCGGCCCGTTCCCGACGAATCTATCGTCGGGAACGGGTCGCTTTATTATTTTTCTCAGCTGTTTTTCGGTCCGGGTGTGGAGGCGATCAGTTCCATGTTGCCGGACAGTGTCCAAGCTGAAACGGTCGCAGGCAGGATAAAGTGGTCGCCTTTGTGCAACGGATAGACTTTTCCGGCGACAGTCAGGCTGCCGCTGCCTTCGATGACGCTTCCCAAGGTGTAGGGAGCCGTCTTCTGGAAAGCCATTTCCGAAAGGATATCCCACTTGTAGACAGTGAAATAGTCGCTTTCGATGAAAGTCGTGACGGTGTTGCCGTCGACTACGGTTGTTTCGAAGTGGTCCGCAGGATCCTTGTGCGGAATCATCGACACCTCGATCGATTGCTGGATGTGCAGGTCGCGGGTGTTGCCCTGATCGTCCTTGCGGTCGAAGTCATAGACGCGGTAAGTCGTGTTGCTGCTCTGTTGCGTCTCCAGAATCATGATGCCGCCGCCGATGGCATGGATGGTGCCGCTCGGTACGAAGAAGAAGTCGCCTTTCTTCACTTTGACATGGCGCAGCAGGGTATCCCAGTTTCCTTCAGCGATCATGTCGGAAAACTGTTCTTTTGTTTGGGCATTGTGTCCGTAGATGATTTCAGCATCTTCATCGGCATCGATGATGTACCAGCATTCGGTTTTCCCCAGCTCGCCTTCATGCTTCAGTCCGTAGGCATCATCCGGATGCACTTGGACGGACAAGGCTTCGGCAGCATCGATGATTTTGGTCAGCAATGGGAAGACGGGCGAAGTCGGATTTTCGAACAGCTCAGGATGCTCCGCATAAAGGACATCCAGCTTGGTGCCGGCGTATGGGCCGTTTTCTACCGCGCCGGTACCGTCGGGATGGGCGCTGATGGCCCAGCATTCTCCGGTGTGGTCACTTGGGATGTCGTACCCGTAGATGTCGCGCAGCTTTGTGCCGCCCCAGATTTTTTCTTGCAGGACAGGTTGGATGAACAATGGCTCTTGCATATTTTTCCTCCTAAATATTTTACTATTGTTTAATAATATCGGTGATGGTGTAGGAACGTGTATCGAAGCGGCTGCGGGAAGTCGAGTATTCGAAAGGAGTCCCGTTCGTTAGATAAACGACTTGCTCCACTTCAAGGATCGGCGTATGTTGATCGCACTCCAATTCTTGCCAATCCAGTTCATTGGATCGGTCAGCGTGAATTTTTCGGTAGGCTCCGC is a window from the uncultured Trichococcus sp. genome containing:
- a CDS encoding aldose epimerase family protein is translated as MKVSEAIIGQANGKDVVAYTLTNPNGSSLTAMTYGATITELMMPDKNGKTENVILAMDSLDDYVTHRPYYGATIGRIAGRITKGSFDLDGTTHQLVVNEGVNQLHGGPAGLDTHVWDAEVEASADEASIHFTMTDADGTNGYPGTLSVTVSYTLTAANEWKVTYRATTDQATLFNPTNHVYFNLSGDINKPILQHDLQLNSAVFAELGDENLPTGALLPTEGTPFDFRSVGKLAVAAEQNHPQTKKVAGFDHPFLLQHNDGEPDAILSDAESGRTVKMYTDQDCVVIFMHNGAVDKYTIAGNPVIQYAGITLETQALPDAINQEGFGDITLRPDEVYSAETIYKFEVQD
- a CDS encoding ROK family protein, translated to MLVGGIEAGGTKFVCAVGNEKNELLERVAFPTTTPEETLEQVFAFFDRFDLAAIGIGSFGPIDVNKDSETYGHILSTPKLAWKDFDFLGAMKARYDIPMGWTTDVNGAALGESALGAAKGMKNIMYITIGTGVGAGAIVDGKILEGIGHPEMGHILVRPHEDDHYEGFCPYHGNCLEGMAAGPSIDGRLGKAGKDVEPTDAVWDYIAYYIAQALEAYTVILRPERIVLGGGVMKVPGMLDNIKGKFTKLLADYVPVPAVDDYLVLPGLGDDAGITGAIILANEVKA
- the manA gene encoding mannose-6-phosphate isomerase, class I; amino-acid sequence: MQEPLFIQPVLQEKIWGGTKLRDIYGYDIPSDHTGECWAISAHPDGTGAVENGPYAGTKLDVLYAEHPELFENPTSPVFPLLTKIIDAAEALSVQVHPDDAYGLKHEGELGKTECWYIIDADEDAEIIYGHNAQTKEQFSDMIAEGNWDTLLRHVKVKKGDFFFVPSGTIHAIGGGIMILETQQSSNTTYRVYDFDRKDDQGNTRDLHIQQSIEVSMIPHKDPADHFETTVVDGNTVTTFIESDYFTVYKWDILSEMAFQKTAPYTLGSVIEGSGSLTVAGKVYPLHKGDHFILPATVSAWTLSGNMELIASTPGPKNS